In Prionailurus viverrinus isolate Anna chromosome D1, UM_Priviv_1.0, whole genome shotgun sequence, the DNA window GAACGGCAGCGGcagtgggggcggtgggggtggcgGCGGAGGAGGCTGGCCAGAGGGGTCCCCGAAGACAGCGGCTTATGCCAACCCTGTTTGGACAGCCCTGTTTGACTACGAACCCAACGGGCAGGACGAACTGGCCCTGAGGAAGGGCGACCGTGTGGAGGTGCTGTCCCGGGATGCAGCTATCTCAGGCGATGAGGGCTGGTGGGCGGGCCAGGTGGGCGGCCAGGTGGGCATCTTTCCATCCAACTATGTGTCTCGGGGCGGTGGCCCGCCCCCCTGCGAGGTGGCCAGTTTCCAAGAGCTGCGGCTGGAGGAGGTGATCGGCATCGGTGGCTTCGGCAAGGTCTACCGCGGCAGCTGGCGAGGTGAACTGGTGGCTGTGAAGGCAGCTCGCCAGGACCCCGATGAGGACATCAGTGTGACAGCTGAGAGCGTGCGCCAGGAGGCCCGGCTTTTCGCCATGCTGGCACACCCCAACATCATTGCCCTCAAGGCCGTGTGCCTAGAGGAGCCCAACCTGTGCTTGGTGATGGAGTATGCGGCCGGTGGGCCCCTCAGCCGTGCCCTGGCTGGGCGACGTGTGCCCCCGCATGTTCTGGTCAACTGGGCTGTGCAAATTGCCCGCGGGATGCACTACCTGCACTGTGAGGCCCTGGTGCCCGTCATCCACAGAGACCTCAAGTCCAACAACAGTGAGTTTTGGGGAGCATGGTTGGAGGGCGGCGTGGGCCAAGCACACACCTGCCAACtctcagctgagccacctggggatCTAGGAGAGGCAGGAGCTCCTGCCCTAGGGGAGTCCCAGCTGACTAGGGGCGCCATGAGTCCACACGGACCCCAAAGCAGGAGTCCCAGGCACCAAACCGTCCTTCACGCCCCGGCCTCAGATGGAGCCCTTAACCCGAGCTCATAGCTGCCAAGTTAAAAAGTTGGGAGCTCTCAGGTGAGCCATAAGCATCCTGTCTAACCATGGGCACCACTTCAAGGAAGCTGGATACTGGCGCTCATCTTCCTCTCCCCCTAAAGCTCACACTTGTGATGTTGCTGCTCTGCTCTTGTGGTGGGAAGCTTCTCCAGAACAGAGATCTTGGAGAGGAAagccccccacccttcccaccccTGGGGGTCAAGGCTGGGGACAGGGCTGGAATTCTGGTCCCGCCCATGCCCCTGACTGCATGACCTTTAGCTCCTTGTTTCAATCAGATCCTCAACTTCAGACTCTGTAAAAAGGGAGTGACGAGGAAGGTGAAATGGCTTAAGGGACTGGGCAAGCCTGGCATCTGATGCCTGGCACGCAGTAGGTCTGCAGCTGTGGGTGTGAGCATTTGAGGGCTGGATCACTGAGAGGGCCTTGCCTGGAATGAGCAATTGGGGTGGGCGTGGTGGGGCTAAGGGAGCCTCAAGCAGTAAGATTACTCCCTCTCCAGCCATGTCAGGCCAAGAGGCAGGACCACCCCTCCCAGTAGTGGGGACGCGGGGCTGGGTCTGCTGGGGCTCAGGGTACAGGCCGTAGAGCAACAGGAGGTGCGGGAGGGGCTGATGGGTTATTGGAGAGGCATGGGCAACTCTTGGGGGAGGTAAGCATGGATATTTTGGGCGGCCTGGCCTGAGCTGACCATATGCAAGTAGCTTATGGAGAGCACACTGCCCTGACCCAGTAATATCCAAGTCCTTGACAGgcctggaggggctggggaggcctGCCAGCCACCCCCACCTACTCCCCTCATCCAGTGGGGCACTTCCCTCTGCTCACCCTCACTCCTTGGCCCTAGCCTTCCAGGGACCCCCACTCACTGCCCCAGCCTGAGGGAGATTCCCCGAAGGCCTTGGGGGAGGGGACTcccttcttctgtttttcctccaGTTTTCTTTCCAGAGAAAATGGAACAATAGCCCaggcccctgctccccaccctccccactgcTTCCTGCGTTTCCTGCTGCCCCTGAGCCGGCTTCCTGCCCCTGCTCcagcctctgctccctccccagcccagctgcctgcaggggaggaaagagccaagggttggggagggggggggttatgggagaggaaggagccagggattgcacacacacccccccccccctccagttcCCCTGTTTCTCTCCCAGAGTCTGGGTGGTGATGAAGGCAGGCGAGGTgccctcagcctctctgagcctggccTCCCACCTCGAAGACCCCGGTCCTAGGCCTGGGGTGCTGTCTGCGGGATGGTGGGGGGAGtccctgggctggggggggggcacaggcaGGAAACAATGGCGTGATTTTCCTGGACAATGGGGGCCTTGTGAGGAAGCCTGGCGGGGAGTGGAGGGGGAATTCTCCAGGCCCACGAGTCACAGGACTGACCAGCCAGCCCGGCCTGGGTCTGACCTCCCCCAATTCTCCCCCAGAGGGCTCCCCCCAGTTGGAAACCTGGACCAGGCCTCCCAGAAAGGAGAAGTAGGGACCAGGGAAGGGAAGCGGAAGAGGTGTGAGCTGCCTAGGCCCCCAGAGGCCAGCCTGTGGAGGGAGCTGGGGGCCAGGCCCCTTTCAGAGGCTAGGGAGCCCTAAGAGGGGGCTGAGAGCTTGGGATCTCCAGCTCCCTCTCCTCCAGGTGGCCCCTGATCACCCCATCCCCAAGGTTTGTATCAGATGCCAGAAGGGCAACTTGGGTTGGGACAAATTCAAGGCACTCGATATAAAGCAGGGGATGCGGAAGTGAGGTTGAGGCTTCAAAGGTGTGacgctgggggtggagggtgacAGAAAGGCCACCAGGGACAAAGAAGTCCTGAGACTTGGATGAGAGGCTGCctatctctgggcctcagattaCCTGACCGAAAAGGGGAAGCTGGCCTCCCAGCCAGAGATGCTAGTGAGAAAGTGCTTCACTAGTCTGTGAGGTACAAGTAGCTAGAGACCTGGCCAGTTGGTCTCCAAGAGGGTGGGTGGGTCCTGTCACCAGGAGAGACCAGCACATAGACCCTCGGGCCCTAGCACATAGACCCCTTTGCTTGGTGCCACTCCAGCCACctgccgccctccccccccccccccccgccccgccccccgttGCTGTTCTGCTGCTTTGGAATGAACTCGTGTAAGGTTTACTAACTGGTCCAGTTCTGAGCCTCCAGCAGCCAGCCCAGAGTCCATTGCAAAGCAGGGAATATGTTGTGACAGAGGACCGCAAGGAGAGTCAACACGAGATGGTAGAGACCTAATCTTTAGAGGACAGCTGACACTCAGCACCAGATGTCACACCCTGTGCTAAGGATTTAAGAAGTGTGATCTTGTTAAATACTCATGACAACCCTCTGAGGTGGCTTTCGTTGTCGTCCTTAGCTTTATTAACTGTTTGGGACTCAGCCCCAGTCTGGCTCAGAGGAGAGGACGGACTGCAAGACTGTTCTCTGAATTAGGAGAAATTGCAGGGAGATTTGCTGTGTGCGGTGGGATTCAGGAGGTGGTCGTTGAGGGCATTTGGACATCAGACGGGGCGGTGATGGGCAGCTGAATTGGCTTCTGGCCTAGAGCTTCAAATGTGGGAGAGTCcaacagggagggggcagctggcACTTGGGAGAGGCCAAGACAGCCTGGGGGCAGTGGGCAGAGGTTGAGGAGAGGCCAGGCTCTGAGGAGCACTGGCACCGAaaaggctgaggggaggggaggccctaAGGAAATAGCACAAGCAGCCAGAGGCCCCAGAATCAAagacagctgggggggggggggggggacggcagTGCCAGATGGGGCCGCAAGGCCCAGAAAGCTTGgccagcagcaggagcaggggtTATGGTTTCAAGCCTGGAAAAGTGAATACCCTGGTTctgccacctcctccaagaagtccTCCCTTTTGCCAGGCTGGGTTAGGTGCCCATCCCCTCTGCCCTCAGTACCCTGAGCTGCCCCCGTAATGGTGCTTTCACCCTGGACAGCAGGGCTGAGTGGTTGGTGTGCCCTGAAATGACGTATGTTCAGAAAGGTAATTGGCTTGGATGTCACTTCTCTACAATAACTAGCAGAGTGAGAGGCCCCCTTCAAACCCTTGATGATTCTATGACTTTagcctctttctgttcctcaaaacCTCTCATCTGAGCCACGTTTGTCCCGATGAGAGATTTGCAAGTTGCTGCTTCTCCTCTGTCTACAGACTATGGTGGCCCCATTGGGGTCAACACCATGAACCCCTGCCAAATCTGACCATCCACTCCCGTGTTTGTCCCAAGCTCCTCCTTTCTGGCCAAGGACCTTCACTTCTCAGACTCCCCATTTTCTTCATGTCCAGCTGCATCAGTAGATATCTTTTGTTGGGAGTCTTTCTGTCCTCACggagagtggctgcactagccaCTTGGCTGCACTAGCCAAGACGAGACATGGGCACCGGGGGCCTGCAGTGCCTGCTGGGTTTCCTTTCTCACCAAGGGGTTCCCTCCTGTTCCTCACGAACGGGGGTTCTAATTCACACTCCTGTCTCAGCACCGTGACAAGACATGGGTTTCTGTCCAATGCAGCATTAGGGAAAAGTTGGAACGCTGGCTTGAGAACCACACAGACTAGGTTGGCCTCCGTTCTTTATTTGCATGTGATCTTGACTAAGTGGTTTCTCTGCTccgtttccttttctgtaaaatggggataatgatgggTACCTCGGAGATGGTTCTGTGAATGCTAGAGCTGAGTGTTAATGCCTGGCCTCAAGTAGCCCCTCCATTAATGTTTCccagcattattatttttgtctgaTTCTACCCCAACCTCCAGCTGTGAGTTCTCCAGAGCAAGATCACCTCTGTGCTTCCGGTACCTAGCCAGCCTGTCTGTGAGATGATGGTTTGCTCCTAGCTCCTCCCTTGTCCCCACTAACTGAGCATGGAGCACCCAcagtcctgccccccaccctcttccccagtTCTGCTGCTGCAGCCCATTGAAGGTGATGACATGGACCACAAGACCCTGAAGATCACTGACTTCGGACTGGCCCGAGAGTGGCACAAAACCACACAAATGAGTGCTGCGGGCACCTATGCCTGGATGGCCCCTGAGGTTATCAAGGCCTCCACTTTCTCTAAGGGCAGCGATGTCTGGAGGTGAGGCCTGGGTAGAGACAGGACAAGGCCATCCGTGGGGCTGAAGAGGGCAGAGGTGGCTGCCAAAATCTAGGGCTGGGCAGACAGGCAGAGCCCAGGGGGAGGGACCCAAATCATTTGGTTCCTAGTTGCTTTGGGGTGAAATAGTAATAAGTAAGTAGAGGACGGGACACAGACCCTTTGTCTTGCTTACAGTTTTGGGGTGCTGCTGTGGGAGTTGCTGACTGGGGAGGTGCCCTACCGTGGTATCGACTGCCTCGCTGTAGCCTACGGAGTAGCTGTCAACAAGCTCACACTGCCCATCCCATCCACCTGCCCTGAGCCCTTCGCACAGCTCATGGCAGGTAAGGATATGGGGCTGAAGGGTGTGGGGCAGAGCCCTTTGGCACAGGACACGCTCACCCACAGACCCTTTCTCATTCTGTTCCCCCTCCACTCGTGTCCCCAGACTGCTGGGCGCAGGACCCCCACCGCAGGCCCGACTTTGCCTCCATCCTGCAGCAGCTGGAGGCGCTAGAGGCGCAGGTCCTGCGGGAAATGCCGCGGGACTCCTTCCATTCCATGCAGGAAGGCTGGAAGCGTGAGATCCAAGGCCTTTTCGACGAACTGCGGGCCAAGGAAAAGGTGGGAGGGGTCGGGGTGACGGGATTGGAAAGAGAGGCCGGGAAGTGCCTCCACGGTCTCcgtggggcagagagtgggggcgGACGCTAGGGTCCTTACTGGGCTGATCCCACCACCTTCCTTGTCCCGGGCGCAGGAACTTCTGAGCCGCGAGGAGGAGCTGACCCGCGCGGCGCGTGAGCAGCGGTCACAGGCAGAGCAGCTACGGCGGCGCGAGCACCTGCTGGCTCAGTGGGAGCTGGAGGTGTTCGAGCGCGAGCTGACGCTGCTGCTGCAGCAGGTGGACCGGGAGCGGCCGCACGTGCGCCGCCGCCGCGGCACCTTCAAGCGCAGCAAGCTCCGCGCGCGAGACGGCGGCGAGCGCATCAGCATGCCCCTCGGTAAGGGGCGGGCTCTAGCGCGCCTCCCAGTCATTGGTTATGAGCGGAGAGGTGGGGTCGGGCTTGTGCTGGCCTCACTGGGATTGGTCTGGGGTGCTGGTGGGTGGGACTGTGAGCTGAAGGCTGGaaggggtggggccggggggggggtgtGTTGTTTTCTCATGTGGGCGGGCTCTGGCGGAAATATTTGCATGGCGGCCAGGGAGTGGCTGCTCCCGGAGAGGGGCGGGGCTCATGAAAGTTCGGGGAAGGCCGTGGGCGCCCGGCGGGTCGCCTCCGGGGAATCTTCGGTTGGTGGTGGAGTCCTGGCTGTCCGCTTTCCTTATGGAGAGCCTGAGGCCCAGGAGAGCGGTGACCCCGGCTTCAGTCACGCAGCCACCGTGCCTGAACCGCCTTCGTGGCCTGGGAGCTGGCTGAGGGCTCTCGAGGGTTGGAATCCTGGCTCTCGTTCACCACAACCCTGCACCCTGctttccccccaaccccagacTTCAAACACCGCATCACCGTGCAGGCCTCACCCGGCCTGGACCGGAGGAGAAACGTCTTCGAGGTTGGGGCTGGGGACTCGCCCACCTTCCCCCGGTTCCGGGCCATCCAGTGTAAGAAACCTCTCCCCATGCTTTTCCCCTCGGCACCATATCCTTCTGTCAAACCTTACCCTGGGAGCTGGATCCCACTGTCTTCTCCTAACTCCCCACACCCAGACTCCCTCCCCTATCTGTTTAGACCGATATCTCTGCGTGCCCTGGGCGGCATTTATTTGATCTAagtttcatagatgagaaaaatggaaaaagtaactTGCCTAATGTCACATAGCTAACCAGGGGCAGAGCCAGCAAACCCAGGCAAGTTTGCCACAGCATGCGAACTACTAAGCAGCAAATGCCAACTGGAGAACTAGATGAGATACCCCACCCCACTGCTAACCCCACAACCCAAACCTACCTACCCCATCCCAgttctgttcagtttctctgtGGCCCAAAGCCCACCCTCGGAATAGTATGGGTTCCCACCTGATCCCCCATCTTCTTCTAAGAAGTTGTCCCTGGAGCCAGACTCTTATGATTGGAGGACAAGGATCAGggctcttgacctcagctcagacCCTCTTGGTTTTCCACCCACAGTGGAGCCTGCTGAACCAGGCCAGGCATGGGGCCGCCAGTCCCCTAGACGTCTGGAGGACTCCAGCAACGGAGAGCGGCGAGCATGCTGGGCCTGGGGCCCCAGTTCCCCCAAGCCTGGGGAGGCTCAGAATGGGAGGTGAGTGCCAGAGAGCCCCCGCCCCAGCATCATCTACCTCCCCAATAGTCCTGAGATTCACGAGGcccaacctccctcccctccccaggagaAGGTCCCGCTTGGACGAAGCCACGTGGTACCTGGATTCAGATGACTCATCCTCCTTGGGATCTCCTTCTACACCCCCAATGCTCAATGGTGAGtggccttttctccctccccctacccccaccagcAAACAGCAGACTCCTGCTGCGCTCCTATGGGTACTATGCTATGCGGAAACTGCAAAAGAATCAGCAGCAGGGCAGGTCGTTCCTAGAACCCCCGTCTGACCTACATAGGTCCACAACTGAGCCAGGTACAGCCCAGGTTTCAGGGGGCCCATAGTGCAGTCCTCGTGATCAGGCCTGGCCCGCAAAAGGCCTCTTTTCTGCCCCGGTGGCAGCTGCTGTGCCTCAGCAGGCtgtagggagggaaggaagacagtGATGGTACTCCCCATTTGGGACCCAAGGGAAGCTGggtccagagaggggagggaaactGTGCCTGTGGAGTGGACCAGGCAGGTGGCTGCCACACTGTGCTCAGAGTCCCTTCTGAGCAGCCTGTAGGTAGAGAAgaagatgagaaagctgagaagGTGGGGATTCAGAGCCCATTCTCACTGCACCTGGGGCAGTTCTGAGCTTTTCTGTCCTCCATGAGGATACGAGCAGTTACTGCGCGTCAGGCATTCCCTTTAAGCAACAACCCTGTGAGGGAGGTGCTGTTATTATCggcattttagagatgagaaagctGTGGCCCCGAGAGTAAAGTGACCTACCTGGGGCCTTCAGCTAAGGATTTGAACGCAGAGAGACTTTGGCTTCCTCAGATGCTTTCACCTGAAGAAAGGGTTTTTCGCACACAAACTGCTTGGGAAGCTAGTGGGTTGGGCAGAGATCAGGGCTCCTGTGTCAGAAGGACAAGCAGCTCAGGATTGGCAAGGGGTAGAAAGCCGCATCCTTCTTTGCCTGTGGATCCCGTCAGAGCCCCTCTCGCCCCACCCAGCACATCACCTCCACCATTATTTGAGTAACATTTGATAGTAGTAACAACAGGTAACATTTACTAGGTCCTTCGTATGTGCCAGGCAATGCTGGGTATTATGATTAGGACCATCTcatagaggcacagagaggttatgtgGTTTGATGTAGGGCACACAGCAGAAcagggatctgaacccaggtctgaCTCCAGCAACAGGGCCACGGACCCTCATCTGCCGCTCCATTTTCTACTCCAGAAATTACACTGCCCCAAGCTAGCTGTACTGTAGAGACGGAACTGAGAATTAGAAGGCCCAAGGGGCAGCTTGGTTCACCTGCTCTAGAATGTACCAAGCTAGAAGGGCCAGTGGAGAACTTAAAGTCCTGTCAACCCAGGTGTGTAGGTTGAAGCGGCCCCTACCGTG includes these proteins:
- the MAP3K11 gene encoding mitogen-activated protein kinase kinase kinase 11 isoform X2 yields the protein MEPLKNLFLKSPLGSWNGSGSGGGGGGGGGGWPEGSPKTAAYANPVWTALFDYEPNGQDELALRKGDRVEVLSRDAAISGDEGWWAGQVGGQVGIFPSNYVSRGGGPPPCEVASFQELRLEEVIGIGGFGKVYRGSWRGELVAVKAARQDPDEDISVTAESVRQEARLFAMLAHPNIIALKAVCLEEPNLCLVMEYAAGGPLSRALAGRRVPPHVLVNWAVQIARGMHYLHCEALVPVIHRDLKSNNILLLQPIEGDDMDHKTLKITDFGLAREWHKTTQMSAAGTYAWMAPEVIKASTFSKGSDVWSFGVLLWELLTGEVPYRGIDCLAVAYGVAVNKLTLPIPSTCPEPFAQLMADCWAQDPHRRPDFASILQQLEALEAQVLREMPRDSFHSMQEGWKREIQGLFDELRAKEKELLSREEELTRAAREQRSQAEQLRRREHLLAQWELEVFERELTLLLQQVDRERPHVRRRRGTFKRSKLRARDGGERISMPLDFKHRITVQASPGLDRRRNVFEVGAGDSPTFPRFRAIQLEPAEPGQAWGRQSPRRLEDSSNGERRACWAWGPSSPKPGEAQNGRRRSRLDEATWYLDSDDSSSLGSPSTPPMLNGNPPRPSPEPEEPRRPGPAERGSGSGTPKLIQRALLRGTALLASLGLGRDLQPPSPSPGGLGRERGEPSPMPRAPLPTPSAAEPPPSQLIRFSPKRPDAPPSPLSPDAPGPPTPAPLLLELGVPVGQLSAKSPRHEEERRGSAVSPPPGISRSAPGTPGTPRSPPLGLISRPRPSPLRSRIDPWSFVSAGPRPSPLSSPQPAPRRAPWTLFPDSDPFWDSPPANPFRGGPRDCRAQTKDIGAQAPWAPEAGP
- the MAP3K11 gene encoding mitogen-activated protein kinase kinase kinase 11 isoform X1, whose product is MEPLKNLFLKSPLGSWNGSGSGGGGGGGGGGWPEGSPKTAAYANPVWTALFDYEPNGQDELALRKGDRVEVLSRDAAISGDEGWWAGQVGGQVGIFPSNYVSRGGGPPPCEVASFQELRLEEVIGIGGFGKVYRGSWRGELVAVKAARQDPDEDISVTAESVRQEARLFAMLAHPNIIALKAVCLEEPNLCLVMEYAAGGPLSRALAGRRVPPHVLVNWAVQIARGMHYLHCEALVPVIHRDLKSNNILLLQPIEGDDMDHKTLKITDFGLAREWHKTTQMSAAGTYAWMAPEVIKASTFSKGSDVWSFGVLLWELLTGEVPYRGIDCLAVAYGVAVNKLTLPIPSTCPEPFAQLMADCWAQDPHRRPDFASILQQLEALEAQVLREMPRDSFHSMQEGWKREIQGLFDELRAKEKELLSREEELTRAAREQRSQAEQLRRREHLLAQWELEVFERELTLLLQQVDRERPHVRRRRGTFKRSKLRARDGGERISMPLDFKHRITVQASPGLDRRRNVFEVGAGDSPTFPRFRAIQLEPAEPGQAWGRQSPRRLEDSSNGERRACWAWGPSSPKPGEAQNGRRRSRLDEATWYLDSDDSSSLGSPSTPPMLNGTTPLLAPNVGFPFSSNTVYLEFASDPPGNPPRPSPEPEEPRRPGPAERGSGSGTPKLIQRALLRGTALLASLGLGRDLQPPSPSPGGLGRERGEPSPMPRAPLPTPSAAEPPPSQLIRFSPKRPDAPPSPLSPDAPGPPTPAPLLLELGVPVGQLSAKSPRHEEERRGSAVSPPPGISRSAPGTPGTPRSPPLGLISRPRPSPLRSRIDPWSFVSAGPRPSPLSSPQPAPRRAPWTLFPDSDPFWDSPPANPFRGGPRDCRAQTKDIGAQAPWAPEAGP